One segment of Bdellovibrio sp. ArHS DNA contains the following:
- a CDS encoding 6-carboxytetrahydropterin synthase, translated as MSTTTLHLAKQNFKFSAAHFLIFDETHAERLHGHNYQVRVDIKTPAEAELHAEGYFLDFNVFKKYIKARLDQWDEIVLLPQKHPDMKFKQVGPSLEVTFRDRFYVFPSNEVILLPVTNTSVEQLSRLLAEDFYSEFKQYGVSKVRVYVEETRGQGAATVVPGPA; from the coding sequence ATGTCCACGACCACATTGCATTTGGCGAAGCAGAATTTCAAATTTTCAGCGGCCCACTTCCTCATTTTCGATGAAACTCATGCGGAACGTCTGCATGGTCACAATTATCAGGTTCGTGTCGATATCAAAACGCCCGCCGAAGCCGAACTGCATGCGGAAGGTTATTTTCTCGATTTCAATGTCTTCAAAAAGTATATCAAAGCGCGCCTGGATCAGTGGGACGAAATTGTTCTGTTGCCCCAAAAGCATCCGGATATGAAATTTAAGCAAGTCGGCCCTTCCTTGGAAGTGACCTTTCGCGACCGCTTCTATGTATTTCCATCTAATGAAGTGATTCTTTTGCCGGTGACAAACACCAGTGTCGAACAGCTGTCCCGTCTTCTTGCCGAGGATTTCTATTCTGAGTTCAAACAATACGGCGTTAGCAAAGTGCGCGTTTACGTGGAAGAAACGCGCGGGCAAGGGGCAGCTACGGTCGTCCCTGGGCCGGCGTAA
- the feoB gene encoding ferrous iron transport protein B: MRASETELAIEQKSIALVGAPNSGKTTLYNWLTGSRFKTVNYPGATVEFSLGHLASHLGESHMMVMDTPGTYSLHPKSADEWVTLKSIYENPKVKRIDGIIVVVDGTQISRHLQLVMQLRETGFPMMVVITMSDLLRKEGIEIDLPYLQKTLGCSVLQFDGLLAGGLKEIVAEAKNLHWNKEPSRPVPWSFEIQETKLAQCEQIAKEALTHKTDHAQERLNRIVATTEKIDRILLHPVLGFALFIVIMGALFSSVYWMATPFMDLIDGWFTMANEWVTALAPGALWTDFLANGVITSFAAFMVFVPQIFILFLGIGILESTGYLARAATLIDRPFSALGMSGRSFVPLLSGFACAVPAIIATRNIPSTKDRLITAFVIPLMSCSARLPVYALCIAFLFHGESSMKAGFALAALYIGSMFLGALAAGVVSKFIPRSEPSLFMMELPIYRRPKIRVLVRHAWTRTLSYVKRAGPLIFAFAVVIWVGSTFPNYKTEDAHQKLEESYVGQMGKFIEPVVAPMGVDWRVGVGLISAFAAREVFVSSMAVTFNITDTDEDSQQEALLTQMSQATNSQGEKIFTVSSVIGLMVFFLIALQCMSTVGVQIRESGSWKFAVTQLVAFNVFAYVLVVLIVQGLRFIGIP, from the coding sequence ATGCGCGCGAGTGAAACTGAACTAGCAATCGAACAAAAGTCCATCGCGCTGGTGGGCGCCCCAAATTCTGGTAAAACTACCCTATACAACTGGTTGACGGGATCGCGCTTTAAAACCGTGAACTATCCCGGCGCGACGGTTGAGTTTTCTTTAGGTCATTTGGCGTCGCATTTGGGCGAGTCCCACATGATGGTCATGGATACTCCCGGCACTTACAGTCTGCACCCGAAAAGTGCCGACGAGTGGGTGACATTAAAATCTATTTATGAAAATCCGAAAGTTAAAAGGATCGATGGGATTATTGTCGTCGTCGATGGGACGCAGATTTCTCGCCACCTGCAACTGGTGATGCAGTTGCGCGAAACGGGATTTCCGATGATGGTGGTTATCACAATGTCGGATTTGCTGCGCAAAGAAGGTATCGAGATTGATCTTCCTTATCTGCAAAAGACCCTGGGTTGTTCCGTTTTGCAATTTGATGGTTTGTTAGCTGGCGGCCTTAAAGAAATCGTCGCCGAAGCCAAGAATCTTCATTGGAACAAAGAGCCTTCGCGCCCGGTTCCGTGGAGTTTTGAAATCCAGGAAACAAAACTGGCGCAATGTGAGCAGATTGCCAAAGAGGCTTTGACCCACAAGACGGATCACGCGCAAGAGCGTCTGAACCGCATCGTCGCCACGACTGAAAAGATCGATCGCATCCTTCTACACCCGGTTCTGGGGTTTGCCCTGTTTATCGTGATCATGGGGGCGTTGTTTTCGAGCGTTTACTGGATGGCGACGCCTTTCATGGATCTGATTGATGGATGGTTCACGATGGCCAACGAGTGGGTGACGGCCTTGGCTCCGGGCGCTCTTTGGACGGACTTTTTGGCAAATGGAGTCATCACAAGCTTTGCGGCCTTCATGGTTTTCGTGCCACAGATTTTTATTTTATTTCTGGGAATTGGAATCTTGGAAAGCACGGGGTATTTAGCCCGGGCAGCGACTTTGATTGACCGACCTTTTTCCGCGTTAGGAATGAGCGGTCGTTCCTTTGTGCCTCTTCTTTCCGGCTTTGCCTGTGCCGTTCCGGCGATTATCGCCACTCGCAATATTCCTTCCACGAAGGATCGTTTAATCACGGCTTTTGTCATTCCCTTGATGAGCTGTTCCGCGCGTCTGCCGGTTTATGCTTTATGTATCGCCTTTTTGTTTCACGGCGAATCTTCAATGAAAGCGGGCTTTGCCTTGGCGGCTCTTTACATCGGTTCGATGTTCTTGGGAGCCTTGGCGGCAGGGGTGGTCAGTAAATTCATTCCTCGTTCGGAACCTTCATTGTTTATGATGGAGCTTCCTATCTATCGTCGACCCAAAATCCGCGTTCTTGTTCGTCATGCATGGACCCGAACTCTGTCTTATGTGAAGCGCGCCGGGCCTTTGATTTTTGCTTTTGCTGTGGTGATTTGGGTGGGGTCGACCTTTCCGAACTACAAGACGGAAGATGCGCATCAGAAGTTGGAAGAAAGTTACGTGGGTCAGATGGGGAAATTCATTGAACCCGTAGTGGCTCCGATGGGTGTTGATTGGCGCGTGGGCGTAGGACTTATTTCGGCTTTTGCCGCCCGTGAAGTTTTTGTGTCCTCGATGGCAGTGACATTTAATATCACAGACACCGATGAAGACTCCCAGCAGGAGGCGCTGTTGACGCAAATGAGTCAGGCGACGAACTCGCAAGGGGAAAAGATCTTCACGGTCAGTTCCGTGATAGGCCTGATGGTGTTCTTCCTTATTGCCTTGCAGTGTATGTCGACGGTGGGTGTGCAGATTCGCGAAAGCGGCTCCTGGAAGTTTGCGGTAACGCAACTTGTTGCCTTTAACGTCTTTGCCTATGTTCTTGTAGTCTTGATAGTTCAAGGCTTAAGATTCATAGGCATTCCATGA
- the icmF gene encoding fused isobutyryl-CoA mutase/GTPase IcmF yields the protein MAYTLKNPIRIVTAAALFDGHDASINIMRRILQDMGAEVIHLGHNRSVSDVVKAVLQEGAQGVCISSYQGGHMEYFKYMKDLLDEAGAGYVRIYGGGGGVIVHEEKRELEAYGIAQIFHPEDGRKLGLEGMIEQVIRGCDFDILEKQKEYKTKKNIFAGDTIPSVELGVALTAIENGYKDSSLENFGLQSFKAKDGDPLVLGITGTGGAGKSSLIDELVQRFLNAYPNKKIGVVCVDPSKRKTGGSLLGDRIRMNSLSRSHVFMRSVASRGSGREIASSLPDILKFIRQLDFDFIIAETSGIGQGNMAITEVSDLSMYVMTSDFGAQSQLEKIDMIDFADLIAVNKADRRGALDALRDVTKQYKRSRKIFDEKVQVPVFLTQASQFNDGGVNKLFFQIADLLESRQGGRWQVDPKFKANILSAEEHVIIPADRQNYLAEIVGTVHKYKKRTETLAEKASQLGGLKKVAPLLGANPETVKKVEAELSSDFTQEEIEQLQGYENLIETYSGDELIFKVRDKEIRQPLVRESLSGTKIRRVVVPKFKDWGDRFRYLKLENVPGEFPYTAGVFQLKRADEDPKRMFAGEGTPERTNRRFHYLTKGETAHRLSTAFDSVTLYGQDPDQRPDIFGKVGESGVSICTLADMKKLYAGFDLINPNTSVSMTINGPAPMILAFYFNTAIDQQVEKKESELGRKLTPEEWSDVANWTLQQVRGTVQADILKEDQGQNTCIFSINFALKMMGDIQEYFVKSKIRNFYSVSISGYHIAEAGANPISQLAFTLSNGFTFVEYYLARGLKVDDFAPNLSFFFSNGLDPEYSVLGRVARRIWAVAMRDLYKGNDRSQKLKYHIQTSGRSLHAQEIDFNDIRTTLQALIALYDNCNSLHTNAYDEAITTPTEESVRRAMAIQLIINREFGMTKNENPMQGSYFIEELTDLVEEAVLNEFKKINERGGVLGAMETQYQRSKIQEESLYYERLKHDGTLPIIGVNTFIDPKTMAADYVPPKIELARASYDEKNAQLSNVQKYQKDHQTEGERQLQNLKDTVLNGGNIFAALMTAARHCSLYQMTQALYEVGGQYRRNL from the coding sequence ATGGCATATACACTTAAGAATCCTATTCGTATCGTAACGGCCGCCGCACTTTTCGACGGCCATGACGCCAGCATCAACATCATGCGCCGTATTCTTCAAGATATGGGCGCTGAGGTCATACACTTGGGTCACAACCGCTCGGTCAGTGATGTGGTGAAAGCCGTTTTGCAAGAAGGGGCGCAAGGGGTCTGCATCAGCTCTTACCAGGGCGGTCACATGGAGTACTTCAAGTACATGAAGGATCTTCTGGACGAAGCCGGCGCGGGTTACGTACGAATTTATGGCGGGGGCGGAGGCGTGATTGTTCACGAAGAAAAGCGTGAACTTGAAGCCTATGGAATTGCCCAGATCTTCCATCCTGAGGACGGTCGTAAGTTGGGTCTTGAAGGTATGATCGAACAAGTCATTCGTGGCTGCGATTTCGACATTCTTGAAAAACAAAAAGAATATAAAACTAAAAAGAATATCTTTGCTGGCGACACGATTCCTTCTGTGGAACTCGGTGTGGCTTTGACCGCGATCGAAAACGGTTACAAAGACTCTTCCTTGGAAAACTTTGGCTTGCAGTCTTTCAAAGCCAAAGACGGCGACCCGTTGGTTTTAGGTATCACGGGAACGGGTGGCGCAGGGAAATCGTCATTAATCGATGAACTTGTGCAAAGATTTCTGAATGCTTATCCAAATAAAAAAATCGGCGTGGTCTGCGTGGACCCTTCGAAGCGCAAAACGGGAGGCTCTTTATTGGGCGACCGTATTCGCATGAATTCACTGTCACGCAGTCATGTCTTTATGCGCTCGGTGGCGTCACGAGGCTCAGGGCGGGAAATCGCCTCCTCTTTGCCGGATATCTTGAAATTCATTCGTCAGTTGGATTTTGATTTTATCATCGCGGAAACTTCTGGCATCGGGCAGGGCAACATGGCGATCACAGAAGTCAGTGATCTATCGATGTACGTGATGACTTCTGATTTCGGTGCTCAGTCGCAGCTTGAAAAAATCGACATGATTGATTTTGCAGATTTGATTGCCGTAAATAAGGCGGATCGTCGCGGGGCTTTAGACGCTCTTCGCGATGTGACGAAGCAATACAAACGCTCACGTAAAATCTTTGATGAAAAGGTGCAGGTTCCTGTGTTTCTGACTCAGGCCTCACAATTCAATGATGGTGGCGTGAATAAGCTTTTCTTCCAGATTGCCGACCTTTTAGAGTCCCGTCAGGGTGGTCGTTGGCAGGTGGACCCTAAGTTTAAAGCCAATATTCTTTCGGCCGAAGAGCATGTGATTATTCCGGCGGATCGACAAAACTATCTTGCCGAAATCGTCGGCACGGTTCACAAGTATAAAAAACGCACCGAGACCTTGGCTGAAAAAGCATCCCAGTTGGGCGGCCTTAAAAAGGTGGCCCCCCTTTTGGGAGCCAATCCGGAAACGGTCAAAAAGGTCGAAGCTGAACTTTCTTCCGACTTCACTCAAGAGGAAATCGAACAACTTCAAGGTTATGAAAATCTGATTGAAACCTATTCGGGCGACGAGTTGATTTTCAAAGTTCGCGATAAAGAGATCCGTCAGCCCTTAGTGCGAGAATCACTTTCGGGCACGAAGATCCGCCGTGTGGTGGTTCCCAAATTCAAAGATTGGGGCGATCGCTTCAGATATTTGAAGCTGGAAAATGTTCCTGGTGAATTTCCTTACACGGCCGGTGTCTTCCAGTTAAAACGTGCGGATGAAGATCCAAAGCGCATGTTTGCGGGGGAAGGAACTCCGGAACGAACCAATCGTCGTTTCCATTATCTAACCAAGGGCGAAACAGCGCACCGCTTGTCGACGGCCTTTGACTCTGTCACCTTGTACGGTCAGGACCCTGATCAGCGTCCTGATATTTTCGGAAAAGTCGGCGAGTCCGGCGTCAGCATTTGTACTTTGGCGGATATGAAAAAGCTCTATGCAGGCTTTGACCTTATCAACCCCAATACGTCCGTGAGCATGACCATCAACGGCCCGGCCCCGATGATTTTGGCCTTCTATTTCAACACCGCGATTGATCAGCAGGTTGAAAAGAAAGAAAGTGAATTGGGTCGTAAACTCACGCCGGAAGAGTGGAGTGACGTTGCTAACTGGACATTGCAGCAAGTGCGCGGCACCGTTCAAGCTGACATTCTGAAGGAAGATCAAGGTCAGAATACCTGTATTTTCTCTATCAACTTCGCTTTGAAGATGATGGGCGATATTCAAGAGTACTTTGTTAAGAGCAAGATCAGAAACTTCTATTCTGTCAGTATTTCGGGTTATCACATTGCGGAAGCGGGTGCGAATCCGATTTCTCAGTTGGCCTTCACACTTTCTAATGGCTTTACCTTTGTTGAATACTATTTGGCTCGCGGTCTGAAAGTCGACGACTTCGCACCGAACTTGAGCTTTTTCTTTAGCAATGGTCTAGATCCTGAGTACTCCGTTCTTGGCCGAGTGGCGCGCCGTATTTGGGCGGTGGCGATGCGCGACCTTTACAAAGGCAACGATCGTTCGCAAAAACTGAAGTATCATATTCAAACTTCGGGTCGTTCTTTGCACGCGCAGGAAATCGACTTTAATGACATTCGCACCACGCTGCAGGCCTTGATCGCTCTTTATGATAACTGCAACAGCTTGCACACGAACGCCTACGACGAAGCGATCACAACGCCCACCGAAGAATCTGTTCGCCGGGCCATGGCGATTCAGCTTATCATCAACCGCGAATTTGGCATGACGAAGAATGAGAATCCGATGCAGGGTTCTTACTTCATCGAAGAGCTGACGGATCTGGTGGAAGAAGCGGTTCTCAATGAGTTTAAAAAGATCAACGAACGTGGCGGTGTTTTAGGTGCGATGGAGACTCAATACCAGCGCTCTAAGATCCAAGAAGAGTCTTTATACTATGAAAGACTTAAACACGACGGCACTTTACCGATAATTGGGGTGAACACGTTCATCGATCCTAAAACCATGGCGGCGGACTATGTGCCGCCGAAGATCGAGCTGGCTCGCGCCTCTTACGACGAAAAGAATGCGCAGCTAAGTAATGTGCAGAAGTACCAAAAGGATCATCAGACCGAAGGTGAACGTCAGTTGCAAAACTTGAAAGACACGGTTCTGAATGGCGGTAATATCTTTGCGGCTTTAATGACAGCGGCTAGACATTGCAGCTTGTATCAAATGACTCAAGCACTTTATGAAGTGGGTGGTCAGTACAGAAGAAATCTGTAG
- a CDS encoding FeoA family protein, with the protein MNLLDKSLRPGQKVEITGFAADNVFRERLHEMGLRVGMLVTILGRAPFGGPLLIRFNTSFLALRNEEAACARVKLN; encoded by the coding sequence ATGAACTTACTCGATAAATCATTAAGGCCGGGCCAGAAGGTGGAAATCACGGGGTTTGCGGCAGACAATGTCTTTCGTGAACGTCTGCATGAAATGGGACTAAGGGTCGGAATGCTAGTGACCATTCTCGGTCGCGCTCCTTTTGGGGGGCCGCTTTTGATCCGCTTTAACACGAGTTTTCTGGCTTTGCGAAATGAGGAAGCGGCATGCGCGCGAGTGAAACTGAACTAG
- a CDS encoding GlsB/YeaQ/YmgE family stress response membrane protein — translation MGIIGTIVIGFVAGLIARFLMPGKDKLGFIMTTILGVVGAVVGTYLGSALGWYEVGEQAGFLASVVGAMIVLFFARLLVKR, via the coding sequence ATGGGTATTATCGGAACCATTGTCATTGGTTTTGTCGCGGGCCTGATTGCCCGATTCTTAATGCCCGGAAAAGATAAGCTGGGTTTTATCATGACCACAATTCTGGGTGTCGTGGGCGCGGTGGTTGGAACTTACTTGGGAAGCGCCTTGGGATGGTACGAAGTTGGTGAACAAGCGGGCTTTCTAGCGTCCGTGGTCGGCGCGATGATTGTGTTGTTCTTCGCGCGTCTTTTGGTCAAAAGATAG
- the asd gene encoding archaetidylserine decarboxylase (Phosphatidylserine decarboxylase is synthesized as a single chain precursor. Generation of the pyruvoyl active site from a Ser is coupled to cleavage of a Gly-Ser bond between the larger (beta) and smaller (alpha chains). It is an integral membrane protein.), with protein MSAITRILPKRRLSRWIGHLMHWEGPQWLMHLSIKAFARFYNINLEEAEMPYTSYKSIGDFFVRRLKPNLRPIASTWAVHPADSRITQAYPIDGGTLIQAKGLSYKLDEFTQDPECQKKWAGGFFLTYYLCPTDYHRVHSPVEGNITNVRYMPGQLWPVNEWSTTNIPNLFSVNERVLVEIETDLGPVGVVFVGATNVGHIVLSFDDKVRGNQKGPHIFTHKNYSPEIPVHKGSELGMFRMGSTVVMLYPPGFRQKFEGHLDLGPAVKVNAPLIV; from the coding sequence ATGTCTGCAATTACAAGAATACTTCCAAAACGTCGTTTAAGCCGCTGGATCGGTCATCTTATGCATTGGGAAGGCCCGCAGTGGCTTATGCACCTAAGCATTAAGGCTTTTGCCCGCTTTTATAACATCAATTTGGAAGAGGCAGAAATGCCTTACACCTCTTATAAATCCATCGGGGACTTCTTTGTTCGCCGCCTCAAACCGAATCTGCGTCCTATTGCCAGCACCTGGGCTGTGCACCCGGCAGACAGCCGAATCACTCAAGCTTATCCGATCGATGGGGGAACCTTGATTCAAGCCAAGGGACTTTCCTACAAACTGGATGAGTTCACTCAAGATCCTGAATGCCAAAAGAAATGGGCCGGGGGCTTTTTCCTGACTTATTATCTTTGCCCTACGGACTATCACCGCGTGCATTCTCCTGTTGAAGGGAATATCACCAATGTTCGTTACATGCCTGGACAGCTATGGCCAGTGAACGAATGGAGCACCACGAATATTCCGAATCTTTTTTCGGTGAATGAACGAGTTCTTGTCGAAATTGAAACGGATCTGGGCCCAGTCGGGGTTGTTTTCGTCGGTGCCACCAATGTGGGACACATCGTTTTAAGTTTTGATGATAAAGTGCGCGGCAATCAAAAAGGGCCGCATATTTTCACTCACAAAAACTACAGTCCCGAGATCCCGGTGCATAAAGGCTCAGAGCTAGGAATGTTTCGCATGGGTTCGACGGTGGTCATGCTTTACCCACCCGGCTTCCGTCAGAAGTTTGAAGGGCATTTAGATCTAGGCCCGGCTGTGAAGGTCAATGCGCCGTTGATTGTTTAG
- a CDS encoding FAD-dependent oxidoreductase, which yields MSKIFQNIEIPIDADLEEKLQWLVPDHGPYRILRQSVDARRSHSPHFVYSIEVAEKGETLQIPQFELEKVANAKEKPLIVGTGPAGLFAALRFVERGVPCVLFERGSDSGERIKGINQYWRYGKLDPRNNVCFGEGGAGLYSDGKLITRIKSPHIPYVMNRLVKFGAPEEIQWLSNPHVGSDRIRRVIPKMREFLKANGCEIHFNTQVTEILLEGTQVVGVRTEHGTEFRSPHVVLATGHSAEDMINHLRDIGVHLDGKSFAMGLRVEHSQASINKIQYRQFSEHPKLGAANYKLAHHNDKTGIGVYSFCMCPGGYVLSSGTEADGIVCNGMSNYNRNSPFANAAIVVSIDHDKNFGNDVFGGMKMRRDLETRAYQSVLNAGGTRELPAQNLLDFLYGTNTKTGPRALRAGSSPSGAIAVRLDELLPKSMRDRLREGFEKFQGNMKGFLTEDAQVYGVESRTSCPVRITRDNESLESISHQGLYPAGEGAGYAGGITSAACDGIRIAEKIIEQL from the coding sequence GTGTCGAAGATATTTCAAAATATCGAAATTCCTATTGATGCCGATTTAGAAGAAAAGTTGCAATGGTTGGTCCCTGACCACGGTCCTTATCGCATTCTTCGTCAAAGCGTCGATGCCAGACGCTCTCATTCCCCGCATTTTGTTTACTCAATCGAAGTGGCGGAAAAAGGCGAAACTCTTCAGATTCCACAATTTGAATTAGAAAAAGTGGCCAATGCCAAAGAAAAACCACTCATCGTCGGCACCGGGCCCGCGGGACTTTTTGCGGCTTTGCGCTTCGTCGAAAGAGGCGTTCCTTGTGTGCTTTTTGAGCGAGGCTCTGACAGTGGCGAACGCATCAAGGGCATCAACCAATACTGGCGCTATGGCAAACTCGACCCCCGCAACAATGTCTGCTTCGGCGAAGGCGGCGCTGGTCTTTATTCCGACGGCAAACTGATCACTCGAATTAAGTCGCCGCATATTCCTTACGTGATGAATCGCCTGGTGAAATTCGGCGCTCCGGAGGAAATCCAGTGGCTTTCAAACCCTCATGTGGGATCAGATCGCATCCGTCGGGTCATTCCCAAGATGCGCGAATTCTTAAAAGCCAACGGCTGTGAAATACATTTCAACACCCAGGTCACCGAAATTCTTCTTGAAGGCACGCAAGTGGTGGGTGTGCGCACTGAGCATGGCACTGAATTCCGCTCCCCGCATGTGGTGCTGGCAACAGGTCACTCGGCCGAAGACATGATCAATCATTTGCGCGACATCGGCGTGCATCTGGATGGGAAGTCTTTCGCCATGGGTTTACGCGTGGAGCACTCTCAAGCCTCGATCAATAAGATTCAGTATCGTCAGTTTTCCGAACATCCCAAACTGGGAGCGGCGAACTACAAGCTGGCGCATCACAATGACAAAACCGGCATCGGTGTTTATTCCTTTTGTATGTGCCCGGGGGGCTATGTCCTGTCATCTGGGACCGAGGCCGACGGCATCGTCTGCAATGGGATGAGCAACTACAACCGCAACTCGCCTTTTGCCAATGCCGCCATCGTCGTCAGTATCGACCACGACAAAAATTTCGGGAACGACGTTTTTGGTGGAATGAAAATGCGTCGTGATTTAGAAACCCGCGCCTATCAATCCGTCTTAAATGCCGGGGGTACTCGGGAACTTCCAGCGCAAAACCTTTTGGACTTTTTATATGGCACAAACACAAAGACAGGGCCTCGCGCTTTGCGGGCCGGTTCTTCACCTTCGGGCGCCATCGCTGTTCGCTTGGATGAACTTCTGCCGAAAAGTATGCGCGATCGTTTGCGCGAAGGCTTTGAGAAGTTCCAAGGTAACATGAAAGGCTTTTTAACAGAGGACGCCCAAGTCTATGGTGTCGAGTCGCGTACCAGCTGCCCCGTGCGAATCACCCGCGACAATGAAAGTCTAGAAAGTATTTCGCATCAAGGTTTATATCCCGCGGGTGAAGGTGCGGGTTATGCGGGTGGCATCACCTCAGCCGCCTGCGACGGCATACGCATCGCAGAAAAAATCATCGAACAACTTTAG
- a CDS encoding enoyl-CoA hydratase-related protein, with amino-acid sequence MASFTYKTILVEQKPHGVWVMTINRPESLNALNSMVLNEMGEALRQIGEMHYDDARALIITGAGEKAFVAGADIKEIHELDQEKALSFAQRGQSIFHELTLLKIPVIAAVNGFALGGGCELALGCDFIYASENAKFGLPEVSLGLIPGFGGTVRMARAIGQRRARELTYTGGMLTAAEAHVMGLVNKVVPQAELMNTVMKTVDAILAKAPIAVGSAKKSINQAWDMDVEEAQRNEAKIFADLFDSEDVKEGTAAFIEKRKANFKGQ; translated from the coding sequence GGTGATGACCATCAATCGTCCCGAGTCTTTGAATGCTTTAAATTCCATGGTGCTGAACGAGATGGGCGAAGCTCTTCGTCAGATCGGTGAAATGCACTATGACGACGCGCGCGCCCTGATCATTACCGGAGCCGGTGAAAAAGCTTTCGTGGCCGGAGCAGACATCAAAGAAATTCACGAATTGGATCAGGAAAAAGCCTTAAGTTTTGCGCAACGTGGACAAAGTATTTTCCACGAACTCACTCTTTTAAAAATCCCTGTGATCGCGGCGGTGAACGGCTTTGCTTTAGGTGGCGGCTGTGAATTGGCGTTGGGTTGCGATTTTATCTACGCTTCTGAAAACGCTAAGTTCGGTCTTCCTGAAGTCAGTCTGGGACTTATTCCCGGTTTTGGCGGCACAGTTCGCATGGCGCGAGCTATCGGTCAACGTCGGGCGCGCGAACTGACTTACACAGGTGGCATGCTCACGGCGGCGGAAGCTCACGTTATGGGTCTGGTGAACAAAGTCGTTCCTCAAGCCGAACTCATGAATACCGTGATGAAAACGGTGGACGCTATTTTAGCGAAAGCTCCGATTGCCGTTGGTTCTGCGAAGAAATCCATCAACCAAGCTTGGGATATGGATGTGGAAGAAGCGCAAAGAAACGAAGCGAAGATCTTCGCGGATCTTTTCGACTCTGAAGATGTGAAAGAGGGAACAGCTGCTTTCATCGAAAAACGTAAGGCGAACTTTAAAGGTCAATAG
- the queD gene encoding 6-carboxytetrahydropterin synthase QueD: MKFELKQHFQIESARFLPHLPAEHPCSRLHGHSFKIILTLVGSLDPKIGWVIDYNDIQSRMKPLLEKIDHRVLNEVEGLENPTSELLAKWVYDRALPSLPLLTRVSILETPSTECSYPA, translated from the coding sequence ATGAAATTCGAACTGAAGCAGCATTTTCAAATTGAATCCGCCCGTTTCTTACCTCACCTTCCTGCCGAACATCCTTGTTCGCGCCTGCATGGGCACAGCTTTAAAATCATTCTTACACTGGTGGGCTCTCTCGATCCTAAAATTGGCTGGGTGATTGACTACAACGACATTCAATCACGTATGAAACCTCTTTTAGAAAAAATAGATCATCGCGTACTGAATGAAGTCGAAGGTTTGGAAAATCCCACTTCGGAACTTTTAGCAAAATGGGTTTATGACCGCGCACTCCCCTCTTTACCCCTGTTAACGCGCGTTTCTATTTTAGAGACCCCTTCGACCGAGTGCTCTTACCCTGCTTAA